The proteins below come from a single Corylus avellana chromosome ca3, CavTom2PMs-1.0 genomic window:
- the LOC132173790 gene encoding uncharacterized protein LOC132173790 has product MPGPGPHLMYAMGSGLALTSVTNGRFSPHHTLTYAVNAFFGPDIGSFSEWLAATLGFGRTFASDLADVIHHPFYYVLILGLPLCFLYSWVSRVLLKKGVLDSVSGVPLTKKQCLLLVSAGSLTHFFLDHLFEENGHSTMYSWILSTGWWESRAPINPDAVVVVGFLCICLIGGFIYINRVKSLKSTRKQSYQSMKLMLIIASLYCLWCASQVYWANPRRPAVGEEADLGVLVFLATYFFLPHCLCIMSMYPKDLEIEQLPP; this is encoded by the exons ATGCCAGGCCCAGGACCGCACCTGATGTACGCCATGGGCTCGGGCCTGGCCCTCACGTCCGTCACCAACGGCCGCTTCAGTCCGCACCACACTCTCACCTACGCCGTCAACGCCTTCTTCGGCCCTGACATCGGCTCCTTCTCCGAGTGGCTTGCCGCCACCCTCGGCTTCGGCCGAACCTTTGCCTCCGATCTAGCCGATGTCATCCACCATCCCTTTTACTACGTCCTGATTCTTGGGCTCCCTCTGTGTTTTCTCTACTCTTGGGTCTCCAGGGTTTTGCTCAAAAAAGGGGTTCTCGATTCAGTGTCTGGG GTGCCACTTACTAAGAAGCAATGCTTATTGTTGGTCTCAGCAGGTTCTTTAACGCACTTTTTCCTAGACCACTTGTTTGAG GAAAATGGGCATTCAACGATGTATAGTTGGATATTAAGCACTGGCTGGTGGGAGAGCCGAGCACCTATCAATCCAGATGCTGTTGTTGTAGTTGGCTTCTTATGCATTTGCTTAATTGGTGGCTTTATTTACATCAAcag AGTGAAGTCGTTAAAGTCCACCAGAAAACAATCATATCAATCAATGAAACTTATGCTGATCATAGCAAGCCTGTACTGCTTATGGTGTGCTAGTCAAGTATACTGGGCAAATCCTCGTCGGCCGGCTGTTGGCGAAGAGGCTGACCTTGGAGTTCTTGTCTTTTTagccacttatttttttctcccccaCTGTTTGTGTATTATGTCCATGTACCCTAAAGATCTTGAAATAGAGCAACTTCCCCCTTGA
- the LOC132173786 gene encoding probable alpha,alpha-trehalose-phosphate synthase [UDP-forming] 9, with amino-acid sequence MVSRSYMSLLELASGDMLNFPQTPRTLPRVMTVPGIIPDIDGSENNNEDLDVPSPGTCQKKIIVANFLPLHAQRDPESGRWCFSFDEDSLYLQLKDGFSSDCGVVYVGSLKVDIDASEQDEVSQKLLEEFNCVPTFLPPDLQKKFYHGFCKQYLWTLFHYMLPMCPDHSNRFDRMLWHAYVSANKIFADKVMEVINPENDYIWVHDYHLMVLPTFLRKRFSRVKLGFFLHSPFPSSEIYRTLPVRDEILKALLNADLVGFHTFDYARHFLSCCSRMLGLEYESRRGHIGLEYFGRTVYIKIMPAGIHMGRLESALDHPTSSIKAKEIQKQFKGKKIILGVDDMDIFKGISLKLLAMEQLLQQHQELRGKLVLVQIVNPARSSGKDVQEAKRETYMTTRRINEVFGFPGYEPVILIDRRVPTYEKTAYYALADCCIVNAVRDGMNLVPYEYIVCRQGTPKMDEALGMASGSSRASTLVVSEFIGCSPSLSGAIRVNPWDTDAVADALNLAITIPDLEKQLRHEKHFRYISSHDVAYWSRSFLQDLERACKDHYSKRCWGIGFGLTFRILSLSPSFRKLSLDHIVSAYKRTKRRAIFLDYDGTVVPHASIVKTPTPEVISVLNNLCDDPNNTVFIVSGRGRTSLTEWFAQCENLGIAAEHGYFIRWSRTSNWETYPIATDFDWKRIAEPVMRSYTETTDGSYIEAKESALVWHHQDADPDFGSCQAKELLDHLENVLANEPVVVKRGQHIVEVKPQGVTKGLVAEKVLSSMISNRKPPDFVMCIGDDRSDEDMFESISTTAYSSCLPAAPEIFACTVGQKPSKARYYLDDTVDVVTLLQGLATASSIKSRFSTEIQVSFQHAA; translated from the exons ATGGTATCAAGGTCTTACATGAGTTTGTTGGAATTGGCATCTGGGGACATGTTGAATTTCCCTCAGACTCCTAGAACCCTTCCGAGGGTGATGACCGTTCCAGGAATCATTCCCGACATAGATGGCagtgaaaataataatgaagatTTAGATGTTCCCTCCCCTGGAACttgtcaaaagaaaattatagtgGCAAATTTTCTCCCTCTACATGCTCAAAGGGATCCAGAATCTGGCAGATGGTGCTTTAGTTTTGATGAGGATTCACTTTATTTACAGCTGAAGGATGGTTTTTCATCTGACTGTGGCGTTGTTTATGTGGGATCTCTGAAGGTCGACATAGATGCAAGTGAGCAAGATGAAGTTTCCCAGAAACTGCTGGAGGAGTTTAATTGTGTACCCACATTCCTTCCTCCAGACCTCCAGAAAAAGTTCTATCATGGGTTCTGTAAGCAATATTTATGGACCCTTTTTCACTACATGCTGCCCATGTGCCCAGACCACAGCAATCGCTTTGACCGGATGCTTTGGCATGCATACGTTTCTGCCAATAAGATATTTGCAGATAAGGTTATGGAGGTGATCAATCCTGAAAATGATTACATATGGGTTCATGACTATCACCTCATGGTTCTCCCTACATTTTTGAGAAAGCGTTTCAGTCGAGTCAAGCTTGGCTTCTTCCTCCATAGCCCATTTCCCTCATCAGAAATCTACAGGACACTTCCTGTCAGAGATGAAATTCTGAAAGCATTGCTTAATGCAGATTTGGTTGGTTTTCATACATTTGATTATGCTCgccattttctctcttgttgCAGTAGAATGCTCGGCTTGGAGTATGAATCTAGGCGAGGCCACATTGGACTTGAATATTTTGGACGTACTGTGTATATCAAAATTATGCCTGCGGGGATTCATATGGGACGACTTGAATCTGCACTGGATCACCCTACTTCTTCTATCAAGGCCAAGGAGATCCAGAAGCAATTCAAGGGGAAAAAGATTATTCTTGGTGTTGATGACATGGACATATTCAAAGGCATCAGTCTAAAATTATTAGCCATGGAACAGCTTTTGCAACAGCATCAAGAGTTGCGGGGCAAACTTGTTCTGGTACAAATTGTAAATCCTGCAAGGAGCTCAGGGAAGGATGTTCAGGAAGCAAAAAGGGAGACATATATGACTACCAGAAGGATAAATGAGGTTTTTGGTTTTCCAGGTTATGAACCAGTTATTCTGATTGACCGTAGGGTCCCTACTTATGAGAAGACTGCCTATTATGCTTTGGCAGACTGTTGCATCGTCAATGCTGTGAGGGATGGTATGAACCTAGTCCCATACGAGTATATTGTTTGTAGGCAGGGGACTCCAAAAATGGATGAAGCTCTGGGAATGGCCTCTGGCTCCTCTCGTGCTAGTACACTAGTTGTTTCAGAGTTCATAGGATGCTCACCATCACTAAGTGGGGCAATTAGGGTGAACCCATGGGATACTGATGCTGTTGCTGATGCACTAAATTTGGCCATCACGATACCTGATTTAGAGAAGCAGTTGCGGCATGAGAAGCACTTTCGCTACATTAGTTCTCATGATGTTGCTTATTGGTCCCGCAGTTTTTTGCAGGATTTGGAGCGAGCATGCAAAGATCACTATAGTAAACGTTGCTGGGGCATTGGTTTTGGTCTGACTTTCAGGATTTTGTCCCTCTCTCCAAGTTTTCGGAAGCTATCCCTTGACCATATTGTCTCTGCGTATAAGAGGACAAAAAGAAGAGCAATATTTTTAGATTATGATGGAACAGTGGTGCCCCACGCTTCAATTGTTAAAACCCCGACTCCTGAAGTAATCTCTGTACTGAACAACCTATGTGATGACCCTAACAACACTGTGTTTATAGTTAGTGGTAGGGGCCGAACCTCACTCACTGAATGGTTTGCTCAATGTGAGAATCTGGGAATTGCGGCTGAGCATGGATACTTCATAAG GTGGAGTAGGACATCAAATTGGGAAACCTATCCCATAGCCACAGATTTTGATTGGAAAAGAATTGCAGAACCTGTAATGAGATCGTACACAGAGACAACTGATGGCTCCTATATAGAGGCCAAGGAGAGTGCCTTGGTATGGCACCATCAAGATGCCGATCCTGACTTTGGATCTTGCCAGGCTAAGGAGCTTTTGGATCATCTTGAAAATGTCCTTGCAAATGAGCCTGTAGTTGTTAAGAGGGGACAGCATATTGTTGAAGTAAAGCCACAG GGTGTTACTAAAGGGTTAGTTGCAGAGAAAGTTCTCTCCTCAATGATCAGTAATAGGAAACCACCGGATTTTGTGATGTGCATTGGTGATGATAGATCTGATGAGGACATGTTTGAAAGCATATCGACCACAGCTTATAGCTCATGTCTCCCTGCGGCTCCAGAGATCTTTGCATGCACTGTTGGCCAAAAACCAAGCAAAGCTAGATACTATCTTGACGATACAGTGGATGTCGTGACATTGCTTCAAGGCCTGGCTACTGCTTCAAGCATCAAGTCAAGGTTTAGTACCGAAATTCAAGTCTCTTTCCAACATGCTGCTTGA